From a single Aggregatilinea lenta genomic region:
- a CDS encoding ArnT family glycosyltransferase, with protein sequence MHRYLLLWAAVAVVLFALITALPQVPSAIPQGRDSGIYAYISWMAEKGVNLYRDVWADNKPPALYYVNAFAFAIFGPDRWALWFANALLHLATVATVFAVLQAVYRRAAVSLTGAMIFAVLGRHPALIIDGNLTETYALLPQALCMAAGYWFLHRPSDRMALAIGITASLAFMTRQTSIGAPLMLIPAVLAVRHPVLYDGKRWRWLALMVAGGLGGLVVLVGHLWLEGVLPVAIDAMVNVPFEYHRWVDRKFIPAWATIFTTLTSGNFWLAMGAYVPFALGGLVLAARHTVSILNGRIHHADEAATRRTWEVWIALTFLADLALANSTNKSHGHYFLTPMLALSFMVAAGLVAMFDSRRRTRWVRWGRHAYWVLAIAIAIVIQVLGYKAIKTLSESKLAGDALVDPLPAYVIARTDPDEFVFGWGVGSSRINFQAGRLSPTRFHYGYPLIVPDVPTQARIEQTVQDLERNQPAMVVDTTFIDGKRVPPLDPERRIAWWALGGRRDVANLQPIFHFVADHCDLVDRYENADIYTCHYDDEEKKDDNKKDEKGVDAPTEPGG encoded by the coding sequence GTGCACCGCTACCTGCTGCTGTGGGCAGCGGTAGCGGTTGTTCTGTTCGCGCTGATCACGGCGCTGCCGCAGGTCCCGTCGGCCATTCCCCAGGGACGCGACAGCGGCATCTATGCCTACATCAGTTGGATGGCCGAAAAAGGCGTCAACCTTTACCGCGACGTCTGGGCCGATAACAAGCCGCCCGCACTCTACTACGTCAACGCCTTCGCCTTCGCCATCTTCGGACCGGACCGCTGGGCGCTGTGGTTCGCCAACGCGCTGCTGCATCTGGCGACGGTGGCGACCGTCTTCGCCGTGCTTCAGGCCGTTTACCGGCGCGCGGCGGTGTCGCTGACCGGCGCGATGATCTTCGCCGTGCTGGGGCGGCATCCCGCCCTGATCATCGACGGCAACCTGACCGAAACGTACGCGCTGCTGCCCCAGGCGCTGTGTATGGCGGCGGGCTACTGGTTCCTGCACCGGCCCTCCGACCGGATGGCGCTGGCGATCGGCATCACGGCGAGCCTCGCGTTCATGACCCGCCAGACGTCGATCGGCGCACCGCTGATGCTCATTCCCGCCGTGCTGGCGGTGCGCCATCCCGTTCTCTACGATGGGAAGCGCTGGCGCTGGCTCGCGCTGATGGTGGCGGGCGGCCTGGGCGGGCTGGTGGTACTGGTGGGACACTTGTGGCTCGAAGGCGTGCTGCCGGTGGCGATTGACGCGATGGTCAACGTGCCGTTCGAGTATCACCGCTGGGTCGATCGCAAGTTCATCCCGGCGTGGGCGACCATCTTCACGACGCTGACCTCCGGCAATTTCTGGCTGGCGATGGGCGCCTACGTGCCCTTCGCGCTGGGCGGGCTGGTGCTGGCTGCGCGTCACACGGTCTCGATCCTGAACGGGCGTATTCACCACGCCGACGAAGCCGCCACGCGCCGCACGTGGGAAGTATGGATCGCGCTGACCTTCCTGGCCGATCTCGCGCTGGCGAACTCGACCAACAAGAGCCACGGACACTATTTCTTGACGCCGATGCTGGCCCTGTCGTTTATGGTGGCTGCCGGGCTGGTCGCGATGTTCGATTCGCGTCGCCGGACGCGCTGGGTGCGCTGGGGGCGGCACGCCTATTGGGTGCTGGCCATCGCCATCGCCATCGTGATCCAGGTTCTGGGCTACAAGGCGATCAAAACGCTGAGTGAAAGCAAGCTGGCCGGGGATGCGCTCGTCGATCCGCTGCCCGCGTACGTGATCGCGCGTACTGACCCGGACGAGTTTGTGTTCGGGTGGGGCGTCGGATCGTCGCGGATCAACTTCCAGGCGGGCCGCCTCAGCCCGACGCGCTTCCACTATGGCTACCCGCTGATCGTACCGGACGTGCCGACGCAGGCCCGCATCGAGCAGACCGTGCAAGACCTGGAGCGCAACCAGCCCGCGATGGTCGTTGACACGACCTTTATCGACGGCAAGCGCGTGCCGCCGCTGGACCCGGAGCGGCGTATCGCGTGGTGGGCACTGGGCGGGCGGCGCGATGTGGCGAACCTCCAGCCGATTTTCCATTTCGTTGCGGATCACTGCGATCTCGTGGACCGCTACGAAAACGCGGACATCTATACCTGCCACTACGATGACGAAGAGAAAAAAGACGACAACAAGAAGGACGAGAAGGGCGTCGATGCGCCCACCGAACCGGGCGGGTAG
- a CDS encoding c-type cytochrome, producing the protein MKRHWTIILLTMLAVLSLALAACGGDDDDGDNDNEVAPIVTEVQGELEDLATEAATAVDETGDMLEGAATEASDALEAAATEASGEIEAMATEAAGAMDEAQGELEEAGTEVAQAVSEDDIANADAAHGDELFQASCASCHAIDSDEVIVGPSLQNIANEAGEMEEGMDAVAYLHESLVDPGAFVVEGYENIMPSFDDWPESDINDTIAFLMTLDGGS; encoded by the coding sequence ATGAAACGACATTGGACGATTATCCTGTTAACGATGTTGGCCGTGCTCAGCCTGGCGCTGGCCGCCTGTGGCGGCGATGACGACGATGGAGATAACGACAACGAAGTCGCGCCAATCGTCACCGAAGTACAGGGTGAGCTAGAGGATCTGGCGACGGAAGCTGCCACCGCCGTCGACGAGACGGGTGACATGCTCGAAGGCGCAGCGACCGAAGCTTCGGACGCGCTGGAGGCCGCTGCTACCGAAGCCTCAGGTGAAATCGAAGCGATGGCGACTGAGGCCGCCGGTGCGATGGACGAGGCTCAGGGCGAGCTTGAAGAGGCCGGGACCGAAGTCGCGCAGGCCGTCAGCGAGGACGATATTGCGAACGCCGACGCCGCGCACGGCGACGAGCTGTTCCAGGCCAGCTGCGCGAGCTGCCATGCCATCGACTCCGACGAGGTGATCGTCGGGCCGTCGCTGCAGAACATCGCCAACGAGGCGGGCGAGATGGAAGAAGGCATGGATGCCGTGGCGTACCTGCACGAATCGTTGGTGGATCCCGGCGCGTTCGTAGTCGAGGGTTACGAGAACATCATGCCCAGCTTCGACGACTGGCCGGAAAGCGACATCAACGACACGATTGCGTTCCTGATGACGCTGGACGGCGGATCGTAG
- the glgP gene encoding alpha-glucan family phosphorylase, translating to MIKPVATVDVSPNLPPSLERLRELAYNLHWSWDHEAMALLRRLDRDLWEETEHNPVWQLGLIGQEALEAAAHDEAFMAHLDRVCSRFDAYMSNEARTWYRRQYGEFDQPYIAYFSMEYGLTECLRNYSGGLGVLSGDHLKSASDLGLPLVGIGLLYEEGYFHQYLNADGYQQQSYPINDYSNLPVQQVHNADGTPLIVEVPIAEVMAKVCVWKVQVGRVPLYLLDTNHTDNPDDVRDLTDRLYGGDKRTRIRQEILLGIGGMRLLEALNIRPMVCHMNEGHSAFLALERVRVMMQENPGLDFWEAADICAAGNLFTTHTPVPAGLERFGYDLIDEHFPYLWEALGLTREEFHDLGRENMGGFDLFSMPVLALKLCHATNAVSQLHGAVSRTMWQWVYPEVPEHEIPLGAITNGIHIESWLSGEMTGLYDRYLDPAWRDEPDNAAIWADVERIPDAELWRTHERRRERLVSLARRKLRAQLQARAATQAEIEGAREVLNPDALTIGFARRFATYKRATLILRDKERLARLVNDPDRPVQFIFAGKAHPHDHPGKELIKEIVKTAELPEFRHSMVFLENYDMSVARYMTQGVDVWLNTPRRPKEASGTSGMKVIYNGGLNASILDGWWAEAYDPSLGWAIGSGEEYDQEEWDLQDYIEAQALYNLLEDDLIPSFYTRGRDGLPRDWIGRVKSSVKKLAPFFNTYRMVREYTEEYYMPSHARFQALVQPDIARGKAFADWQNTVRAQWAKVAIVNVEVKPEQIKVNEDLNVQAWVNLGALKPEDVEVQVYYGPLDSRGQIVAGEALDMQYCGPDGNGRKNVHEFSTSLAYANTGRRGLSVRVLPHHEDLADPIHTGLITWANK from the coding sequence ATGATCAAACCCGTAGCGACGGTAGATGTCTCGCCGAATCTACCCCCGAGTCTTGAGCGTCTCCGCGAGCTAGCCTATAACCTGCACTGGTCCTGGGATCACGAAGCGATGGCCTTGCTCCGCCGCCTGGACCGTGACCTGTGGGAAGAGACCGAACATAACCCTGTGTGGCAGCTTGGCCTGATCGGCCAGGAGGCCCTTGAAGCCGCCGCCCACGACGAAGCGTTCATGGCCCACCTCGACCGGGTATGCAGCCGCTTCGACGCCTACATGAGCAATGAAGCTCGGACGTGGTACCGCCGCCAGTATGGTGAGTTCGACCAGCCATACATCGCCTACTTCTCGATGGAATATGGCCTGACCGAGTGCCTGCGCAACTATTCCGGCGGACTGGGCGTGCTCTCCGGCGACCATCTGAAAAGCGCCTCGGACCTGGGCCTGCCGCTGGTCGGCATCGGCCTGCTGTACGAAGAGGGCTACTTTCACCAGTACCTCAACGCGGACGGTTACCAGCAGCAGTCATATCCGATCAACGACTACTCGAACCTGCCGGTGCAGCAGGTCCACAACGCCGACGGCACGCCGCTGATCGTGGAAGTGCCGATCGCCGAGGTCATGGCGAAAGTCTGCGTGTGGAAGGTCCAGGTCGGGCGCGTGCCGCTTTACCTGCTGGACACCAACCATACCGACAACCCCGACGACGTCCGCGACCTGACCGACCGGCTGTACGGCGGCGACAAGCGCACCCGCATCCGCCAGGAGATCCTGCTCGGCATCGGCGGGATGCGCCTGCTCGAAGCGCTGAACATCCGCCCGATGGTCTGCCACATGAACGAGGGCCACAGCGCCTTTCTCGCGCTGGAACGCGTGCGCGTCATGATGCAGGAAAACCCCGGTCTGGACTTCTGGGAAGCAGCGGACATCTGCGCGGCGGGCAACCTGTTCACCACGCATACGCCCGTGCCCGCCGGGCTGGAGCGCTTCGGCTACGACCTGATCGACGAGCACTTCCCGTATTTGTGGGAGGCGCTCGGCCTGACGCGTGAGGAATTCCACGACTTGGGCCGCGAGAACATGGGCGGCTTCGACCTGTTCAGCATGCCCGTGCTGGCGCTCAAGCTGTGTCACGCCACCAACGCGGTCAGCCAGCTTCATGGCGCGGTCAGCCGCACGATGTGGCAGTGGGTCTACCCCGAAGTACCGGAGCACGAGATCCCGCTGGGCGCGATCACCAACGGCATCCACATCGAAAGCTGGCTCAGCGGCGAGATGACCGGCCTCTATGACCGCTATCTCGACCCGGCCTGGCGCGACGAGCCGGACAACGCGGCGATCTGGGCCGACGTGGAGCGCATCCCCGACGCGGAGCTGTGGCGCACCCACGAGCGGCGGCGCGAGCGCCTCGTCTCATTGGCGCGGCGCAAGCTGCGCGCGCAGCTTCAGGCGCGCGCAGCAACCCAGGCCGAGATCGAAGGCGCGCGAGAGGTGCTCAACCCCGACGCGCTGACCATCGGCTTCGCGCGGCGCTTCGCCACCTACAAGCGCGCGACGCTCATCCTGCGCGACAAGGAACGCCTCGCCAGGCTGGTCAACGATCCGGACCGCCCGGTGCAGTTCATCTTCGCTGGCAAGGCCCACCCGCACGATCATCCCGGCAAGGAGCTGATCAAGGAGATCGTGAAGACGGCGGAGCTGCCGGAATTCCGGCACAGCATGGTCTTCCTCGAAAACTACGATATGTCCGTCGCGCGCTATATGACCCAGGGCGTCGACGTGTGGCTGAACACCCCGCGCCGCCCGAAGGAAGCCAGCGGCACCAGCGGCATGAAGGTCATCTACAACGGCGGCCTGAACGCCAGCATCCTCGACGGCTGGTGGGCGGAAGCCTACGATCCGTCGCTGGGCTGGGCCATCGGCAGCGGCGAGGAATACGATCAGGAAGAATGGGATCTGCAGGACTACATCGAGGCGCAGGCGCTGTATAACCTGCTCGAAGACGACCTGATCCCGTCCTTCTACACGCGTGGGCGCGACGGCCTGCCCCGTGACTGGATTGGGCGCGTGAAGTCCAGCGTGAAGAAGCTCGCGCCGTTCTTCAACACGTACCGCATGGTGCGCGAGTACACCGAAGAGTACTATATGCCCTCGCACGCGCGCTTCCAGGCGCTCGTCCAGCCGGACATCGCGCGCGGCAAAGCCTTCGCCGACTGGCAGAACACGGTGCGTGCGCAGTGGGCCAAGGTCGCCATCGTGAACGTCGAGGTCAAGCCGGAGCAGATCAAGGTCAACGAAGACCTTAACGTGCAGGCATGGGTCAACCTGGGCGCCCTGAAACCGGAAGACGTCGAAGTGCAGGTCTACTATGGCCCGCTCGACAGCCGGGGCCAGATCGTCGCCGGGGAAGCGCTCGACATGCAGTACTGCGGCCCGGACGGCAACGGGCGCAAGAACGTGCACGAGTTCTCGACCTCCCTGGCCTATGCGAACACCGGGCGGCGCGGCCTGTCGGTGCGCGTCCTGCCCCACCACGAGGACCTGGCCGACCCGATTCACACCGGCCTGATCACGTGGGCGAACAAGTAA